One window of the Falco biarmicus isolate bFalBia1 chromosome 2, bFalBia1.pri, whole genome shotgun sequence genome contains the following:
- the FILIP1L gene encoding filamin A-interacting protein 1-like, with product MVVDEQQRLTEQLNQQSQKIQELTISAEQAHEKLAFAEAKVQEEKQRASRLEAELQAQSSKISQDQEAMMAKLTNEDCQNRQLRLKLTALSRQIDELEETNKSLRRAEEELQDLRDKINKGECGNTMLMTEVEELRKRLLEMEGKDEELIKMEDQCTELNRKLEKEASQSTNLKGEVDKLNKRIMELEKLEDAFNKSKQECYSMKCNLEREKMLTKQLSHELDGLKARVGELEAIESKLEKTEFTLKEDLTKLKSLTVMLVDDRKTMGEKIKQTEEKLQAATSQLQVEQNKVMSVTEKLIEESKKALKSKSDAEEKMSSVTKERDELKNKLKAEEEKGSDLVSKVNILRKRLQSLEAVEKEFLKNKIKESTKSSTSLQQENNKIKELSQEVERLKQKLKEMKAIEDDLMKTEDEFESLERRYANERDRAKLLSEELEAVKMEVARYKSTEKAEHSEEQRLFKKLREEEAKSSHLSREVDALKEKIHEYMATEDLISHLRGDQSVLQKKLLQQENKNRELTREMESLTKELERYRRLSKNFRPGLNGRRISDLQVFSKEVQTDPADNEPPDYKTLMPLEQTVINGQLYEDSDNEDKGNNEEELKVSFKSNPSIANVVNKKLWIPWMKSKDSHPQNGKIHTKQNGNCTQTGDLVLSHTPGQPLHIKVTPDHGQNTATLEITSPTTESPHSYTSTAVIPNCGTPKQRITIIQNASLTPVKSKAAEGYMSPEQVISPITMATFTRSQTPESCGSLTPERTMSPLALPGSSSQEQILSSEPLETGAKHAVFRVSPDRQSSWHFQRSNSTGSSVITTEDNKIHIHLGSPYVQALTNSKPISPCNQVQDNRTPTLANGLPSKPTNKITSSITITPTATPLPRQSQITVSNVYN from the coding sequence ATGGTGGTGGATGAACAGCAAAGACTCACTGAACAGTTGAACCAACAAAGTCAAAAAATTCAAGAATTAACCATTTCTGCAGAACAAGCACATGAGAAGCTGGCTTTCGCTGAAGCCAAAGTTcaagaagagaagcagagagccagcaggctggaggctgAACTTCAAGCCCAAAGCAGTAAGATTTCCCAAGACCAAGAGGCAATGATGGCCAAACTAACTAATGAAGACTGTCAGAATCGTCAGCTTCGGTTAAAATTAACTGCTCTCAGCCGACAAATCGATGAGCTGGAAGAGACCAATAAGTCTTTACGAAGAGCAGAAGAAGAACTGCAAGACCTAAGGGATAAGATAAATAAGGGAGAGTGTGGGAACACCATGCTTATGACCGAAGTAGAAGAACTACGGAAACGACTGCTagagatggaaggaaaagatgaagagCTCATAAAAATGGAAGATCAGTGCACAGAACTTAATAGAAAGTTAGAAAAAGAAGCATCACAGAGCACGAACCTTAAAGGGGAAGTTGACAAACTTAACAAAAGAATTATGGAGCTGGAGAAATTAGAAGATGCTTTCAACAAGAGCAAACAGGAATGTTACTCCATGAAGTGCAAcctagaaagagaaaaaatgttaacaaagcAGTTGTCCCATGAGCTGGATGGCTTAAAAGCTAGAGTTGGTGAGCTTGAAGCAATTGAAAGCAAGTTAGAAAAAACTGAGTTTACACTTAAGGAAGATTTAACAAAGCTGAAGAGTCTAACCGTGATGCTTGTGGATGACAGAAAAACTATGggtgaaaaaataaagcaaacagaagaaaagctgcaagcTGCAACTTCTCAGCTTCAGGTGGAACAAAATAAAGTGATGTCCGTTACAGAAAAACTAATTGAGGAAAGTAAAAAGGCACTGAAATCAAAATctgatgcagaggaaaaaatgtccagtgttacaaaagaaagagatgaactgaaaaacaaactcaaagcagaagaggagaaaggaagtgATCTTGTTTCCAAAGtgaatattttaagaaagagaCTTCAGTCACTGGAAGCTGTTGAAAAagagtttctgaaaaataaaatcaaggagAGTACTAAATCCAGCACCTccttgcagcaggaaaacaacaaaatcaaagaGCTTTCTCAAGAAGTTGAGAGACTTaagcagaagctgaaagaaatgaaggCCATAGAAGATGATCTTATGAAAACTGAAGATGAATTTGAGTCTTTAGAACGAAGATATGCCAACGAACGGGACAGAGCCAAGCTCCTATCAGAGGAACTGGAAGCTGTGAAAATGGAAGTGGCGAGGTATAAATcaacagaaaaggcagagcacAGTGAAGAGCAGCGCCTTTTTAAGAAGCTCAGAGAAGAGGAAGCTAAATCAAGTCACCTTTCCAGAGAAGTAGAtgcactgaaagagaaaattcaTGAATACATGGCAACAGAAGACCTGATCTCTCACCTCCGAGGCGATCAGAGTGTCTTACAGAAAAAACTTCTccagcaagaaaacaagaacaggGAGTTAACAAGAGAAATGGAAAGCCTCACAAAAGAACTGGAGAGATACAGACGCTTAAGCAAGAACTTCAGGCCTGGTCTCAATGGAAGGAGAATTTCTGACTTGCAAGTTTTTTCTAAAGAAGTCCAGACAGATCCAGCAGACAATGAACCACCTGATTATAAAACCCTCATGCCTTTAGAGCAAACAGTCATAAATGGGCAACTGTACGAAGACAGTGATAATGAGGACAAAGGCAACAACGAGGAAGAATTAAAGGTGTCTTTCAAAAGCAACCCATCCATTGCAAATGTCGTGAACAAAAAATTATGGATCCCTTGGATGAAGTCCAAAGACAGCCATCCTCAAAATGGAAAGATTCATACAAAGCAAAATGGTAACTGCACACAGACCGGAGACCTAGTGCTAAGCCATACACCTGGCCAACCTCTTCACATAAAAGTAACTCCAGACCATGGACAGAACACAGCAACGCTTGAAATAACTAGTCCTACCACTGAAAGTCCTCACTCCTACACAAGCACAGCAGTTATACCCAACTGTGGCACTCCCAAGCAAAGAATAACCATTATTCAAAATGCCTCCTTAACACCTGTAaaatcaaaagcagcagaaggttATATGAGCCCAGAACAAGTAATTTCTCCTATTACTATGGCTACTTTTACAAGGTCTCAAACTCCTGAATCATGTGGTTCTTTAACTCCTGAAAGAACAATGTCCCCTTTGGCTTTACCAGGCTCAAGTTCTCAGGAACAAATACTCTCCTCAGAGCCTTTGGAAACGGGAGCCAAGCATGCTGTTTTTAGAGTATCCCCAGACAGGCAGTCATCATGGCACTTTCAGAGATCTAACAGTACGGGATCAAGTGTAATAACTACTGAGGATAACAAAATCCACATCCACTTAGGAAGTCCTTACGTCCAAGCTCTCACCAATTCCAAGCCCATCAGCCCTTGTAATCAGGTGCAAGACAACAGAACTCCAACACTAGCTAATGGCCTACCCAGTAAGCCCACCAATAAAATCACCAGCAGTATTACTATCACACCAacagccactcctctcccacgGCAATCACAAATTACAGTAAGTAATGTCTATAACTGA